Proteins from one Ketobacter alkanivorans genomic window:
- the ahbB gene encoding siroheme decarboxylase subunit beta, producing the protein MNVLTEVQQDRLKAAIQDGLPLTATPYRTLSLQLDLPEPLVMEQIEHWLREGYIKRMGLVVRHHAVGYRSNAMVVWNVADDKVDQVGELLRQADCVTLCYKRRRQLPDWPYNLYCMIHGKSRESVLTQLELLTRQYELQHIPRSILFSNQQFKQTGGHYARRAS; encoded by the coding sequence ATGAACGTACTCACCGAAGTTCAACAAGATCGACTTAAAGCTGCCATCCAGGATGGCCTGCCACTGACGGCAACTCCCTACCGCACACTCTCGCTGCAACTGGATCTACCAGAACCACTGGTAATGGAGCAAATTGAACACTGGCTCCGGGAAGGGTATATCAAACGCATGGGCTTAGTGGTGCGCCACCATGCAGTCGGCTACCGATCCAACGCCATGGTGGTATGGAATGTTGCCGATGATAAAGTCGATCAAGTGGGGGAGTTACTGCGGCAGGCGGACTGCGTCACCCTCTGTTATAAGCGCCGCCGTCAGTTGCCGGATTGGCCTTATAACCTGTACTGCATGATTCATGGTAAAAGTCGCGAAAGCGTCCTGACACAATTAGAACTGCTCACCCGTCAATACGAACTGCAGCATATCCCCAGATCCATCCTATTCAGCAACCAGCAATTCAAACAGACCGGAGGCCACTATGCCCGCCGCGCCAGCTGA
- a CDS encoding c-type cytochrome, with the protein MRRDHDKIKIAFWVFGALFSSTVHAAPSEQRQADIIYTVKQDCGSCHGLTLAGGLGPDLRASRLKQLPDNYLISVIRNGVPGTPMPPWQRFFSDKEIHWIVTQLKQGAI; encoded by the coding sequence ATGAGAAGGGATCATGACAAAATTAAAATAGCATTCTGGGTGTTCGGCGCATTGTTTAGCTCAACGGTTCATGCTGCGCCCTCGGAACAACGTCAGGCAGACATTATTTACACAGTAAAACAGGACTGTGGGTCTTGCCATGGGCTTACCCTGGCAGGTGGGCTTGGCCCTGACTTGCGTGCGTCGCGACTCAAACAACTGCCCGACAACTATTTGATATCCGTGATCAGAAATGGTGTGCCCGGCACGCCCATGCCGCCCTGGCAACGTTTTTTTTCAGATAAAGAGATTCATTGGATCGTTACCCAGCTAAAACAAGGAGCAATATGA
- the nirJ gene encoding heme d1 biosynthesis radical SAM protein NirJ: protein MFRITQYMQTILNPSPVPPARNPPGPVVIWNLIRRCNLTCKHCYSISADVDFPGELTTDQIFHVMDDLKQFRVPVLILSGGEPLLRPDIFDISRRAKAMGFYVGLSSNGTLINEDNIQQIADIGYDYVGVSLDGIRETHDRFRQKKGAFDASLHGMELCQQHGIKVGARFTLTQDNSHELDPLLDIIAERNIDKFYLSHLNYSGRGNRHRKHDVFHQTTRTAMNRLFERCWDELNRGIVREYVTGNNDADGPFLLQWAERNAPDQVMALRQRLINWGGNSSGQNISNIDNLGNVHPDTFWWNYNLGNVKDEPFSAIWSRNTDPLMAGFRQKPRPVEGRCAHCQHLSICGGNTRVRAYQLTGNAWAEDPACYLDDDEIGLPQNYSAERIPLPSNSGSANRITTRILD from the coding sequence ATGTTTCGCATCACACAATATATGCAAACCATACTCAACCCCAGTCCGGTTCCTCCCGCCAGGAATCCTCCAGGGCCGGTTGTGATCTGGAATCTGATACGGCGCTGCAATCTCACTTGCAAACATTGCTATTCCATTTCGGCTGATGTTGATTTCCCAGGCGAGTTAACCACAGATCAGATTTTCCACGTAATGGATGACCTGAAGCAGTTTCGGGTTCCTGTCTTGATACTGTCCGGTGGTGAACCACTGCTAAGACCCGATATCTTCGACATATCACGCAGAGCCAAAGCAATGGGTTTCTATGTGGGGCTGTCCAGCAATGGAACGCTTATCAATGAAGACAATATTCAGCAGATCGCCGACATAGGCTACGATTATGTCGGCGTAAGCCTTGATGGCATTCGTGAAACCCACGATCGCTTTCGCCAAAAGAAGGGAGCATTCGATGCTTCACTGCATGGCATGGAGCTGTGTCAGCAACATGGCATTAAGGTCGGTGCGCGATTTACCCTTACTCAAGATAACAGTCACGAGCTGGACCCCTTACTGGACATTATAGCGGAACGCAATATCGATAAATTCTACTTATCGCATCTGAATTATTCCGGCCGCGGCAACCGGCATCGCAAGCACGATGTCTTTCATCAAACCACCCGCACTGCAATGAACCGCCTGTTTGAACGCTGCTGGGACGAGCTTAATCGCGGCATTGTTCGAGAATATGTGACTGGCAATAACGATGCAGACGGCCCATTCCTGTTGCAATGGGCTGAGCGCAATGCCCCCGACCAAGTCATGGCCCTGCGCCAACGGCTAATCAACTGGGGTGGCAACTCCAGCGGCCAGAACATATCCAACATCGACAACCTGGGCAATGTTCACCCCGATACCTTCTGGTGGAACTATAATCTAGGCAACGTAAAAGATGAGCCGTTTTCCGCCATTTGGAGCCGCAACACTGATCCTCTGATGGCCGGGTTCCGACAAAAACCACGCCCGGTAGAGGGGCGCTGCGCTCACTGTCAGCACCTGAGTATTTGCGGCGGCAACACCCGTGTACGCGCCTACCAGCTCACCGGCAATGCATGGGCAGAGGATCCAGCCTGTTATCTTGATGATGATGAAATTGGTTTACCGCAGAACTACTCAGCTGAACGTATTCCCCTGCCTTCCAACAGCGGCTCGGCCAATCGCATCACCACAAGGATTCTCGATTAA
- a CDS encoding cytochrome D1 domain-containing protein — protein sequence MKHPSSLLLLTLFNFILLFPALTTAAEDSNSAKQLYTQYCTSCHGAQRLGGMGPALLPGNLSRLRKSDAAQVIQSGRAATQMPAFAHTLNNTQTELLVNYIYEEPDTQPEWTLADIKSSQQIHFQQNQLSSQPVFQADLQNLFIVVELGDHHATLLDGDTFNPIHRFATRFALHGGPKYSPEGRYVYFASRDGWISKFDIYNLKTVAEIRAGINTRNMAVSFDGRYAMVANYLPHNLVLLDTETLSPIKVIPVDGRVSAVYTAPPRNSFIAALKDEKTILEIPYRTPFKVRSISTDAYLDDFFFDASYQHLIGASREGDRGQVVALESGKTIATVPLAGMPHLGSGISWDYQGKTVMATPHLKEGKISIIDMSSWKVIKQIDTLGPGFFMRSHDNSPYAWVDVFFGPNKDAVHLIDKQTLEIAHTLKPEPGKTAAHVEFTKDGRHALLSIWEDDGAVIVYDSQTLQEVKRLPMRKPSGKYNVYNKTHYSAGTSH from the coding sequence ATGAAACACCCAAGCAGCCTGTTGCTACTGACTTTGTTCAATTTTATATTATTGTTTCCTGCACTAACGACAGCAGCCGAAGATTCAAACTCTGCTAAACAGCTGTATACCCAGTACTGCACCAGTTGCCATGGAGCTCAACGGCTTGGTGGCATGGGGCCCGCGTTATTACCAGGCAACCTATCACGATTACGCAAGTCTGATGCAGCCCAAGTCATCCAATCAGGGCGCGCTGCGACCCAAATGCCCGCATTCGCACACACCCTCAACAACACCCAGACCGAGCTACTGGTAAACTACATCTATGAGGAACCCGACACACAGCCTGAATGGACACTTGCGGACATCAAATCCAGCCAGCAAATTCATTTTCAACAAAACCAACTTTCCAGTCAGCCAGTGTTCCAGGCTGATTTGCAAAATCTGTTTATTGTAGTTGAGCTGGGTGACCATCATGCCACCTTGCTTGATGGCGACACCTTCAACCCGATCCATCGCTTCGCCACCCGATTTGCATTGCACGGTGGCCCCAAATACTCACCAGAAGGTCGCTATGTATATTTTGCTTCTCGCGACGGCTGGATCAGCAAATTTGATATCTACAATCTTAAAACCGTGGCAGAGATTCGTGCCGGTATCAACACGCGTAATATGGCTGTGTCGTTCGACGGACGCTATGCAATGGTTGCGAACTACCTGCCCCACAACCTGGTACTACTGGATACTGAGACACTGTCTCCCATAAAAGTGATACCGGTTGACGGTCGAGTAAGCGCTGTCTACACCGCACCACCTCGCAACAGTTTTATTGCTGCATTGAAAGATGAGAAAACCATTCTGGAGATACCCTATCGCACACCATTCAAAGTCCGCTCCATCAGTACCGACGCGTATCTGGATGATTTCTTTTTCGACGCGAGCTACCAACACCTGATTGGAGCCAGCCGTGAAGGCGATCGCGGACAAGTCGTCGCACTGGAAAGCGGCAAAACCATTGCCACCGTACCGCTGGCTGGCATGCCCCACTTAGGCTCCGGAATCAGCTGGGACTATCAAGGCAAAACCGTTATGGCCACACCCCACCTGAAAGAAGGCAAAATCTCCATCATCGATATGAGCAGCTGGAAAGTAATTAAACAGATCGACACCCTGGGCCCCGGTTTCTTCATGCGCAGCCACGACAACAGCCCGTATGCCTGGGTTGATGTGTTCTTTGGCCCCAACAAAGACGCAGTACACTTGATTGACAAACAAACCCTGGAAATAGCTCATACTCTGAAGCCAGAGCCAGGAAAAACCGCCGCACATGTTGAATTCACCAAAGATGGCCGCCACGCCCTGCTGTCCATATGGGAGGATGACGGTGCTGTCATCGTTTACGACAGCCAGACACTCCAAGAAGTAAAGCGGCTTCCCATGCGTAAACCCAGTGGCAAATACAATGTGTACAACAAAACCCACTACTCGGCGGGAACCAGCCACTAA
- a CDS encoding cytochrome D1 domain-containing protein, translated as MMRFSLMLCSLLLCACTHRSTLLPTGDLGVVIERASGSVQIVNTTHHNAINQVEGLGDLSHASIVYSRDQRYAYVFGRDGGLSKVDLLQQKLDHRILQGGNSIGGAISQDGSMVAVSNYDPGGVKIFSADTLDLIADIPAEYAPGKFSKTVGLVDAPGNRFVFSLYDGNAIWLVDMSDPSSPNIQRFSNIGRAPYDGLISPQGRYYIAGLFGEDGLALLDLWHPEQGVQRILPDYGKGSEKMPVYKMPHLEGWAISGNKAFFPAVGRNEVLVMDMNNWQLLQHIPVHGQPVFVMTQPDHRRVWVNFAFPDNDTVQIIDTETSEVIKTLVPGKGVLHMEFTPRGEQVWISVRDENRIDIYDTKTLQRLHTLPANAPSGIFFTNRAHQIGL; from the coding sequence ATGATGCGCTTCAGCCTGATGCTGTGCTCATTGTTATTATGCGCATGCACACATCGATCAACTCTGCTTCCAACCGGAGATCTTGGTGTCGTGATCGAGCGCGCCAGTGGATCTGTGCAAATCGTAAACACAACTCATCACAACGCTATCAACCAAGTAGAAGGGCTCGGCGACCTCTCCCATGCATCCATTGTCTATTCACGGGATCAACGTTACGCCTATGTATTCGGTCGCGATGGAGGTTTGAGCAAGGTTGATCTGCTGCAACAAAAATTGGATCACAGAATCCTGCAAGGTGGCAACAGCATTGGCGGGGCAATCAGCCAGGATGGATCAATGGTAGCGGTATCCAATTACGATCCGGGAGGTGTCAAAATATTTTCTGCCGATACACTGGATCTTATAGCAGATATCCCAGCTGAGTATGCGCCAGGGAAATTCTCTAAAACCGTAGGCTTAGTGGATGCTCCAGGGAATCGCTTTGTGTTCAGCCTGTACGATGGTAACGCCATCTGGTTGGTAGACATGTCGGATCCATCTTCTCCAAATATCCAGCGTTTCTCAAACATCGGCCGCGCACCCTATGATGGGTTGATTTCGCCACAAGGTCGCTACTACATCGCTGGGCTTTTTGGAGAAGATGGCTTGGCTTTGCTGGACCTCTGGCACCCAGAACAGGGCGTACAACGCATACTGCCCGACTATGGAAAAGGATCTGAGAAAATGCCCGTTTATAAAATGCCACACTTGGAAGGATGGGCTATTTCAGGGAATAAAGCTTTTTTTCCCGCGGTAGGTCGCAATGAAGTATTAGTGATGGACATGAATAACTGGCAACTTCTACAGCATATACCTGTGCATGGACAACCTGTATTTGTTATGACCCAACCCGATCACCGCCGGGTGTGGGTCAACTTCGCATTCCCCGATAATGACACTGTTCAGATTATTGATACCGAAACAAGTGAAGTGATAAAAACACTTGTTCCCGGAAAGGGTGTTTTGCATATGGAATTCACGCCAAGAGGCGAACAGGTCTGGATTTCTGTACGCGACGAAAATCGAATTGATATATACGACACTAAAACACTACAACGCCTTCACACTCTGCCTGCCAATGCACCCAGCGGGATATTTTTTACCAACCGCGCACACCAGATAGGATTGTAA
- a CDS encoding Lrp/AsnC family transcriptional regulator, which produces MLDNLSRQLIDCYQKGFPVGPRPFQQLAAEFGVKEQEVIDCLRTLRSQRVITRVGPVFDHHRAGSSTLAALAVPSERLLEIADFINSFEGVNHNYEREHEFNLWFVVTACDHEDLQTTLQAIERGTGMPMLVLPMEQAYHIDLGFQLQWQDKA; this is translated from the coding sequence ATGCTGGATAATCTTTCCCGTCAATTAATCGATTGTTATCAGAAGGGCTTTCCGGTTGGGCCGAGACCATTCCAACAACTTGCTGCCGAGTTTGGTGTAAAGGAGCAGGAGGTCATCGATTGCTTGCGAACCTTGCGCTCACAGCGAGTGATCACCCGGGTAGGCCCTGTGTTCGATCACCATCGCGCAGGGTCCAGCACACTGGCAGCACTCGCAGTTCCTTCCGAGCGCCTACTGGAAATTGCAGACTTTATAAATAGTTTTGAAGGGGTTAATCATAACTATGAGCGGGAACATGAATTTAACCTATGGTTTGTAGTTACTGCCTGTGATCACGAAGATCTTCAAACCACACTGCAAGCTATAGAACGTGGTACGGGTATGCCCATGTTGGTGCTGCCCATGGAACAAGCCTACCACATTGACCTAGGCTTCCAATTGCAATGGCAGGATAAAGCATGA
- a CDS encoding CbbQ/NirQ/NorQ/GpvN family protein — translation MNSSLQLGDDPTAQTPFYQPQAEEVTLFEHAYRHQLPVLLKGPTGCGKTRFIRHMATKLGLPLYTVACHDDLTAADLVGRHLLQEGDTVWNDGPLTRAVREGGICYLDEVVEARKDTTVVLHPLSDDRRELPIERTGELLKAPDNFMLVVSYNPGYQNVFKGMKPSTRQRFVAMRFNFPTPALEQKIVIKESGVAPAIAQQLVEIAQALRRLQDHDLEESVSTRLLVYCASLLNSGLPWQIACRAAIAEPLSDDEDTVTALMDVITAIMDG, via the coding sequence ATGAATTCTTCTTTACAACTAGGTGATGATCCCACCGCACAAACCCCTTTCTACCAACCTCAGGCCGAAGAAGTAACCTTGTTCGAGCACGCCTACCGACACCAGCTTCCAGTATTACTGAAAGGCCCCACCGGTTGCGGCAAAACACGTTTTATTCGTCATATGGCCACCAAGCTCGGCTTGCCACTGTACACCGTGGCCTGCCACGATGATCTGACAGCCGCTGACTTGGTAGGACGCCACCTGCTGCAGGAAGGCGATACCGTGTGGAATGATGGCCCGCTCACCCGGGCAGTGCGTGAAGGTGGAATTTGTTATCTGGATGAAGTAGTAGAAGCACGCAAGGACACCACTGTAGTGTTACACCCCTTGTCGGATGATCGGCGCGAACTACCCATCGAGCGCACCGGTGAACTGCTGAAAGCACCCGACAACTTCATGTTGGTCGTATCATACAACCCAGGCTATCAGAACGTCTTCAAAGGTATGAAGCCATCCACGCGGCAACGCTTTGTAGCCATGCGTTTTAACTTTCCAACACCCGCGCTGGAACAGAAAATCGTTATCAAAGAAAGCGGCGTAGCACCGGCCATTGCCCAGCAATTGGTAGAGATAGCACAGGCATTACGTCGCTTGCAGGATCATGATTTAGAAGAATCGGTATCCACAAGGTTGCTGGTGTACTGTGCCAGCTTGCTGAACAGCGGCTTACCCTGGCAAATCGCCTGTCGGGCAGCCATCGCAGAGCCACTCTCAGACGATGAAGACACCGTAACAGCTCTAATGGATGTCATCACCGCTATCATGGATGGCTGA
- the ahbB gene encoding siroheme decarboxylase subunit beta, which produces MLDYDSQSKTGYQINALDRKLIQLTQSGLPLVSQPYQNLAQQLGITACEVKARFQRMLDHGVIRRIAAVPNHYSLGFRANGMTVWNVPDNRVSDLGPKIGALDFVSHCYHRPRHLPEWPYNLFAMVHGHSRDDVQDHIQAISDLIGIDNHGSDVLYSTRILKKTGLRLAD; this is translated from the coding sequence ATGTTGGATTACGATTCCCAGTCTAAAACAGGCTACCAAATCAATGCGCTGGATCGAAAGCTGATTCAGCTCACCCAGAGCGGGCTGCCCCTGGTAAGCCAGCCATATCAAAACCTGGCACAACAACTGGGTATCACCGCTTGCGAAGTTAAGGCCCGTTTTCAGCGCATGCTAGATCATGGCGTTATTCGTCGCATTGCGGCTGTGCCGAACCACTATAGCCTTGGCTTTCGTGCCAATGGTATGACGGTGTGGAACGTGCCCGACAATCGCGTCAGTGATCTAGGCCCAAAGATAGGAGCGCTGGATTTTGTCAGTCATTGCTACCACCGCCCCCGACATCTTCCGGAGTGGCCTTACAATCTGTTCGCGATGGTACATGGACACAGCCGCGACGATGTACAGGATCACATCCAGGCCATATCTGATTTAATCGGCATCGATAATCATGGTAGCGATGTTCTGTATTCAACTCGCATCTTGAAAAAAACCGGCCTGCGACTGGCCGACTGA
- a CDS encoding nitric oxide reductase activation protein NorD → MEEAVGKLWHRWISRAAQVEYPNSRVELKSVQKKLALYFHAFGGKPGLAIKPGSKEMWQARRTLLEKIAGREWQAQLCWADEESLYLPGSIALFNDRELNEQLYLWLAALAATDDHQLQALPWLDRCQQQVISTLLRWPGLSKVYQRLAKAHIEQRHWQNSHALNKAETALRRAILQPDLQIKQDVDPHLLEPVPIWLHPLPPSTQQRQREAAPEIENLSAEVTEIEGDHQRKAKRVEHSKDDQGLLAFRLESLFSWAEFANVDRPQEDDEDLGAEKAANDLDEFAVSSQSGHVKKRLKFDLDLPSSDYDDITLKTGITTPEWDYKKRVLVEDHCHIELMRTQLQEAKELPAHLRKPARQIRAFFEMLALNRTWLRQQPQGSEIDLDAYLDALTRWRLGQKDTAMGLFKEIRRHHRDLSCLLLADLSLSTDAAVNDHQKVIDVIRDGLFLMSEAMQATGDRFAMAGFSSKHRHMVRYYPLKDFNETLSPIVRGRIQSVKPGFYTRMGAAIRYATRTLETEHSAHRLLLLLSDGKPNDIDRYDGRYGIEDTRTAIQEATSKGILPFCITIDNRANEYLPYLFGHKQYVVIRNAKQLPQQLPLIYARLTESL, encoded by the coding sequence ATGGAAGAAGCTGTCGGCAAGCTGTGGCACCGCTGGATAAGCCGGGCCGCACAAGTCGAATATCCAAACTCCCGAGTTGAGTTGAAATCGGTACAGAAAAAACTCGCTTTGTACTTTCATGCTTTCGGAGGAAAACCAGGGCTGGCAATCAAGCCCGGCTCCAAAGAAATGTGGCAGGCGCGCCGCACATTATTGGAAAAGATCGCTGGCCGTGAGTGGCAAGCACAACTGTGCTGGGCAGATGAAGAGAGCCTGTATTTGCCAGGCAGCATTGCCCTGTTTAATGATCGTGAGCTAAATGAACAATTGTACCTGTGGCTGGCTGCCCTGGCCGCTACAGATGATCACCAATTGCAAGCACTACCCTGGCTTGATCGCTGCCAGCAACAAGTAATATCTACATTACTGCGCTGGCCCGGGCTCAGTAAAGTCTATCAGCGCCTGGCAAAAGCCCATATCGAACAACGCCATTGGCAAAATAGCCATGCGCTGAACAAAGCGGAAACAGCCTTACGCCGCGCAATTTTACAGCCCGACTTACAAATCAAGCAGGATGTAGACCCCCACCTGCTTGAGCCCGTACCCATCTGGCTACACCCGCTACCACCATCCACCCAGCAACGGCAGCGTGAAGCAGCCCCTGAAATAGAAAACCTGAGCGCTGAAGTCACAGAAATCGAAGGCGATCATCAACGCAAAGCCAAGCGGGTCGAACACAGTAAAGATGATCAAGGCCTGTTGGCATTCAGGCTGGAAAGTTTATTCTCCTGGGCCGAATTTGCTAACGTGGATCGCCCTCAAGAAGATGATGAGGATCTGGGTGCTGAAAAGGCCGCGAACGATCTGGATGAGTTTGCCGTATCCAGTCAAAGCGGCCACGTTAAAAAGCGATTGAAATTCGATCTAGACCTACCCTCTTCAGACTACGACGATATCACGCTGAAGACAGGCATTACCACGCCAGAATGGGATTACAAAAAACGCGTACTGGTAGAAGATCACTGCCATATTGAATTAATGCGCACCCAACTGCAGGAGGCCAAGGAACTCCCTGCGCACCTGCGTAAACCCGCGCGCCAGATACGCGCTTTCTTTGAAATGCTGGCGCTGAATAGAACCTGGCTCAGACAGCAGCCTCAAGGCAGCGAAATTGATCTCGATGCCTATCTTGATGCACTGACCCGATGGCGTCTGGGCCAAAAAGATACCGCCATGGGACTATTCAAGGAAATACGTCGCCATCATCGTGATTTGAGTTGTTTGCTGCTGGCAGATCTATCGCTTTCCACCGATGCCGCAGTAAACGACCATCAAAAAGTCATCGACGTAATTCGAGATGGCCTATTTCTGATGAGCGAAGCCATGCAGGCTACCGGCGATCGATTTGCGATGGCAGGCTTTTCTTCAAAACATCGTCACATGGTGCGCTATTATCCACTAAAAGACTTCAACGAAACGCTATCTCCAATAGTACGCGGCCGCATTCAGTCGGTGAAACCCGGCTTCTATACTCGGATGGGAGCGGCCATTCGCTACGCAACCAGGACACTGGAGACCGAGCATAGCGCCCATCGCTTATTGCTATTGCTATCCGATGGCAAACCCAATGACATCGACCGTTATGATGGCCGCTATGGCATTGAAGATACCCGCACTGCCATTCAGGAGGCCACCAGCAAAGGTATTCTGCCTTTTTGCATCACTATTGATAACCGCGCTAACGAGTATCTGCCGTATCTATTTGGGCACAAACAATACGTCGTAATCCGAAACGCCAAACAGCTGCCACAGCAACTGCCACTGATATACGCCCGGCTAACTGAGTCGCTTTAA
- a CDS encoding cytochrome D1 domain-containing protein: MAYQSAPTGIDPALAKNMVTSEGPAMTSDEFDFAKKVFFERCAGCHGVLRKGATGKPLTTDITREKGTDYLKTLITYGSPAGMPNWGTSGDLTEKQIDVMARYLQHEPPQPPEWGMKEMKNTWEVLVPAEARPKKKMNNYNIGNIFSVTLRDSGEVALIDGDTKKIISVIKTGYAVHISRISASGRYIFTIGRDAKIDMIDLWMKTPARVATIKVGLEARSVETSKYHGYEDKYAVAGSYWPPQYVVMDGDTLEPLKIVSTRGMTVDTQDYHPEPRVAAIVASHQHPEFIINVKETGKILLVNYEDLDNLQVKTINAARYLHDGGWDVTHRYFLTAANQSNKIAVVDSKDRKLVALTDVDKIPHPGRGANLTDPKYGPVWVTSALGNDKVTFMGTDPEKHKANAWKVVRVLNGQGGGSLFVKSHPKSKNLWVDSPLNPEPAISQSVAVFDINNLDKGYEVLPIAEWAGLGEGPKRVVQPEYNVAGDEVWFSVWNGKDQESAIVVVDDKTRKLKKVIKDKRLVTPTGKFNVTNTGKDIY; the protein is encoded by the coding sequence CTGGCCTACCAGAGTGCGCCCACCGGTATTGACCCTGCCTTGGCAAAAAATATGGTGACCTCCGAAGGGCCTGCCATGACGTCTGATGAGTTCGACTTTGCCAAGAAAGTGTTCTTTGAACGTTGTGCAGGTTGTCACGGCGTGTTGCGTAAAGGTGCAACGGGCAAACCACTCACTACCGACATCACACGTGAGAAGGGTACCGATTATCTAAAAACACTCATTACATACGGTTCTCCTGCCGGTATGCCGAACTGGGGTACCAGCGGCGATCTGACCGAAAAGCAAATAGATGTAATGGCTCGTTATCTTCAGCATGAGCCACCCCAGCCTCCTGAGTGGGGTATGAAAGAGATGAAGAATACTTGGGAGGTTCTGGTTCCGGCAGAAGCGCGTCCCAAGAAAAAAATGAACAATTACAACATAGGAAACATCTTCTCGGTAACTTTGCGTGACAGTGGTGAAGTTGCATTGATCGATGGTGATACCAAAAAAATTATCAGCGTTATAAAAACCGGGTATGCAGTGCATATCTCACGTATTTCTGCATCCGGACGCTACATATTTACCATCGGCCGTGATGCCAAGATCGACATGATTGATCTCTGGATGAAGACGCCAGCTCGGGTAGCCACAATTAAGGTAGGTTTGGAAGCCCGTTCTGTGGAAACGTCCAAGTATCATGGCTATGAGGATAAGTATGCCGTAGCTGGTTCGTACTGGCCGCCGCAGTATGTGGTTATGGATGGAGATACGCTCGAACCACTGAAGATCGTGTCTACTCGTGGTATGACGGTTGATACCCAGGATTACCATCCTGAGCCTCGTGTTGCCGCGATCGTTGCTTCTCATCAGCATCCAGAGTTCATCATCAACGTAAAAGAAACCGGCAAGATTCTGCTGGTGAATTACGAGGATCTGGATAATCTTCAGGTGAAAACCATCAATGCTGCGCGGTATCTGCATGATGGGGGATGGGATGTTACCCATCGTTACTTCCTTACAGCGGCGAACCAGTCTAACAAGATCGCTGTAGTGGACTCCAAAGACCGTAAGCTGGTAGCCCTGACAGATGTGGACAAAATTCCCCATCCGGGTCGTGGTGCGAACCTGACGGATCCTAAGTATGGACCGGTTTGGGTAACCAGTGCGCTGGGTAACGATAAAGTCACCTTTATGGGAACTGATCCTGAGAAGCACAAAGCCAATGCATGGAAGGTGGTGCGTGTTCTAAATGGTCAGGGCGGTGGTTCTTTGTTTGTGAAATCGCATCCAAAATCTAAAAACTTGTGGGTCGATTCCCCGCTGAATCCAGAGCCTGCGATCAGTCAGAGTGTGGCGGTATTTGACATCAACAACTTGGATAAAGGCTATGAGGTGCTCCCCATTGCAGAATGGGCTGGTTTGGGCGAAGGGCCGAAACGAGTGGTGCAGCCGGAATACAATGTTGCCGGTGACGAGGTGTGGTTCTCGGTCTGGAATGGTAAGGATCAGGAGTCTGCAATCGTAGTGGTGGATGATAAGACCCGCAAGCTCAAAAAAGTTATCAAGGATAAGCGTTTGGTAACCCCTACCGGTAAATTCAATGTGACTAACACCGGTAAAGACATTTACTGA
- a CDS encoding Lrp/AsnC family transcriptional regulator: MPAAPADSRPTLQDKFELDQTDRRIINRLQDGMPVCDQPYLLVADELGIQEHELLSRLQTMLDNKVLSRFGPMFHAERLGGGLALAAMRIPEDEFDHVAAQVNELPEIAHNYQRTHKFNMWFVIATEQKADVERVVSQIESTTGYPVYNMPKIEEYYVGLRFPV; encoded by the coding sequence ATGCCCGCCGCGCCAGCTGACTCCAGGCCGACTTTACAGGATAAGTTTGAACTCGATCAGACTGACCGACGCATCATCAATCGACTGCAGGACGGCATGCCTGTGTGTGATCAACCCTATCTGTTGGTGGCTGATGAACTCGGCATTCAAGAGCATGAATTGCTATCACGGCTGCAAACCATGCTGGATAACAAAGTGCTTAGTCGCTTTGGCCCCATGTTTCATGCCGAGCGTTTGGGGGGCGGGCTGGCACTGGCTGCTATGCGCATTCCCGAAGATGAGTTCGATCATGTTGCTGCCCAGGTAAACGAGCTGCCAGAGATCGCTCACAACTATCAACGCACCCATAAATTTAACATGTGGTTCGTGATTGCCACTGAGCAAAAAGCAGATGTCGAACGCGTTGTCTCTCAAATCGAGTCGACCACCGGTTATCCGGTTTATAACATGCCGAAGATCGAGGAATACTATGTTGGATTACGATTCCCAGTCTAA